One stretch of Anolis sagrei isolate rAnoSag1 chromosome 11, rAnoSag1.mat, whole genome shotgun sequence DNA includes these proteins:
- the ORAI2 gene encoding protein orai-2 → MSEELNVPAEPPASACCAEPAAKGMDYRDWVRRSYLELVTSNHHSVQALSWRKLYLSRAKLKASSRTSALLSGFAMVAMVEVQLEMQYQYPPLLLIAFSACTTILVAVHLFALLISTCILPNVEAVSNIHNLNSISESPHERMHPYIELAWGFSTVLGILLFLAEVVLLCWIKFLPVDAVVPSSNSNDTISVQQAGQHTGWQAALISTIIMVPVGIIFVVFTIHFYRSLVRHKTERHNREIEELHKLKVQLDGHDRGLQVV, encoded by the exons ATGAGTGAGGAGCTCAATGTCCCGGCAGAGCCGCCTGCATCTGCCTGCTGTGCGGAGCCGGCCGCCAAAGGCATGGACTATCGGGACTGGGTCCGACGCAGCTACCTGGAgctggtgacctccaaccatcaTTCCGTCCAGGCCCTGTCCTGGCGCAAGCTGTACCTCAGCCGCGCTAAACTCAAGGCCTCCAGCCGCACCTCCgccctgctctccggattcgcCATG GTGGCCATGGTGGAGGTGCAGCTGGAGATGCAGTACCAGTACCCACCTTTGCTGCTGATCGCTTTCAGCGCCTGCACCACAATCCTGGTGGCAGTCCACCTCTTCGCCCTCCTGATCAGCACCTGCATCTTGCCCAACGTGGAGGCGGTCAGCAACATCCACAACCTGAACTCCATCAGCGAGTCCCCCCACGAGCGCATGCACCCCTACATCGAGCTGGCCTGGGGTTTCTCCACTGTTCTGGGCATCCTCCTCTTCCTGGCTGAGGTGGTGCTGCTCTGCTGGATCAAGTTCCTGCCCGTCGATGCCGTGGTGCCGAGCAGCAACAGCAACGACACCATCTCTGTTCAACAGGCTGGGCAGCACACCGGGTGGCAGGCCGCCCTGATCTCCACCATCATCATGGTACCGGTGGGCATCATCTTTGTCGTCTTCACCATCCACTTCTACCGGTCCCTTGTCCGGCACAAAACGGAGCGCCACAATCGGGAGATCGAGGAGCTGCACAAGTTGAAGGTGCAGCTGGATGGCCATGACAGGGGACTGCAGGTTGTGTGA